A window of Pirellula sp. SH-Sr6A contains these coding sequences:
- the tssG gene encoding type VI secretion system baseplate subunit TssG — protein sequence MASEHRTAPSTVTQLEDLSRNANEYDLFEAIRLLDSLFRSSPRTGHAERPVFEMFRISQVASLKFAPTAIAKFEKRAGREYWDLANHAFGVFGPNGALPLHLTDFAEQRIRHHRDETFARFVDLFHHRMASFFYRAWADSQPTVQMDRPESNRFFDYVASLAGIGTPGLQNRDAMPDSAKLHFSGFLGNSAKSASNLESMLQSFFGAEAKILQFVGKWVSLPDDCEWWLGRTPESGTLGRNVTLGSKVLCYQQHFRVLLGPLDLPAFRKLLPNGPSLKRLKAMLDNFVGFELTWDVQLCLRKEEVPPFQLGHGGNLGWTTWFPSRGRKRDADDLVIDPSKRNMVGAT from the coding sequence TCGATTGCTCGACTCCTTGTTTCGATCCAGTCCGAGGACCGGACATGCAGAACGCCCTGTATTCGAAATGTTTCGAATCTCCCAGGTAGCATCGCTCAAGTTTGCACCGACCGCGATCGCCAAATTCGAAAAACGAGCGGGCCGCGAATACTGGGATTTGGCAAATCATGCCTTCGGCGTTTTTGGCCCCAACGGTGCATTGCCGCTTCACCTAACCGACTTTGCCGAACAGCGGATTCGTCATCATCGCGACGAAACGTTTGCTCGATTTGTCGATTTGTTTCATCACCGCATGGCGTCGTTCTTCTACCGGGCTTGGGCCGATTCGCAGCCCACCGTGCAGATGGATCGGCCCGAATCGAATCGCTTTTTTGACTACGTCGCTTCGTTGGCTGGAATCGGAACACCCGGGCTTCAAAACCGAGACGCCATGCCCGATTCGGCCAAATTGCACTTCAGTGGTTTTTTAGGAAACTCCGCCAAGAGTGCGAGCAACCTGGAGTCGATGCTGCAATCCTTTTTCGGCGCCGAGGCGAAGATCCTGCAATTCGTAGGCAAGTGGGTGAGCTTGCCTGACGATTGCGAGTGGTGGTTAGGTCGGACGCCCGAGTCGGGCACTCTCGGCAGGAACGTGACATTGGGAAGCAAAGTGCTGTGCTACCAGCAACATTTTCGTGTCCTACTCGGCCCATTGGACCTCCCTGCCTTCCGAAAGCTTCTACCCAATGGCCCGAGTCTCAAGCGACTGAAAGCCATGTTGGATAACTTCGTCGGTTTCGAACTGACCTGGGACGTTCAACTCTGTCTTCGGAAAGAAGAAGTCCCACCGTTTCAACTAGGGCACGGCGGAAACCTCGGTTGGACTACCTGGTTTCCGAGCAGGGGCCGCAAGCGAGATGCGGACGATTTGGTTATCGATCCCTCGAAACGCAATATGGTCGGCGCAACCTGA
- the tssH gene encoding type VI secretion system ATPase TssH, whose protein sequence is MSEISRSKLFGKLNSLCFKAIESATTFCKLRGNPYVEVVHWLHQLLQLQDSDLHKIIRHFELNPAKLSKDFTDALDRLPRGATSISDLSSHVDDTVERAWIYASLMFNQTSIRSGHLMLGILKTGSLRSVLLSISREFEKVKVESLSDEFGKITGGSPEDHLGGEMSGGGAAPGEASGAMPGASQSAEALQKFTVDLTEQARNGKIDPIVGRDDEIRQVVDILMRRRQNNPLLTGEAGVGKTAVVEGLALRIASGDVPPSLRDVSLRTLDVGLLQAGASMKGEFEERLKQVIEAVQSSEKPIILFIDEAHTLVGAGGAAGTGDAANLLKPALARGSLRTVAATTWAEYKKHIEKDPALTRRFQVVQVEEPSEDKAILMMRKLASTLEKHHRVQIFDEAIEAAVRLSHRYIPSRQLPDKSVSLLDTAAARVAVSQHAVPAQVDDCRRKIEALETELEIIAREKAVGAPRDEREHVVREWLLAEQVRLEGLEERWQSEKKLVDDILKIRAKLRGDSGKVEGTHTKLEEQADQVAKEGEGSKLNDAQREKLLSILQDYQQKLGELQGENPLILPTVDEQAVASVVADWTGIPVGRMVKNEIEAVLKLGETLNKRVIGQRHALDMIAKRIETTRAKLDNPNKPIGVFMLAGPSGVGKTETALALAESLYGGEQNIVTINMSEFQEAHTVSTLKGAPPGYVGYGEGGILTEAVRRKPYSVVLLDEVEKAHSDVHEIFFQVFDKGIMEDGEGRLIDFKNTLILLTTNVGSDLIMNLCKDPDLMPSPEGIAKALREPLLQVFPAALLGRIVTIPYYPLSDDMVANICKLQLRRIESRIVENHKVPFEYSEDVVRLIVERCTELESGGRMIDAILTNTMLPSISREMLSRLMNGQKVSRVNVEVQNGELSYLFD, encoded by the coding sequence ATGTCGGAAATCAGTCGATCAAAACTATTTGGAAAATTGAATTCACTATGTTTTAAAGCGATCGAAAGCGCGACGACCTTCTGCAAGTTGCGTGGAAACCCTTACGTTGAAGTGGTTCACTGGCTTCATCAACTTCTCCAGCTGCAAGACTCGGATCTGCACAAGATCATTCGCCACTTCGAATTGAATCCGGCGAAGCTTTCCAAGGATTTCACCGATGCGCTGGATCGATTGCCCAGGGGAGCCACCAGTATTTCCGACCTTTCTTCGCACGTTGATGACACGGTCGAACGAGCTTGGATTTATGCGTCGTTGATGTTCAATCAAACATCGATTCGCAGCGGGCATCTGATGCTTGGGATACTAAAAACCGGCTCGCTGCGCAGCGTTCTGCTGAGCATCTCGCGCGAATTTGAAAAAGTGAAAGTCGAGTCCCTTTCCGATGAGTTTGGAAAGATCACGGGAGGCTCGCCAGAAGATCATTTGGGTGGCGAAATGAGTGGCGGTGGCGCAGCGCCGGGTGAAGCGAGCGGCGCTATGCCCGGGGCAAGCCAATCCGCAGAAGCTCTCCAAAAGTTCACGGTCGATCTGACGGAACAAGCTCGCAATGGGAAGATCGATCCGATTGTCGGTAGAGATGATGAGATACGCCAAGTGGTGGATATTCTCATGCGGCGGAGGCAGAACAATCCATTGCTCACCGGGGAAGCCGGAGTGGGCAAGACAGCTGTAGTCGAGGGCTTGGCCTTAAGAATTGCCTCCGGGGACGTTCCCCCGTCGTTGCGCGATGTTTCTCTGCGAACGCTTGACGTCGGACTGCTTCAAGCGGGCGCGAGCATGAAAGGGGAGTTTGAAGAAAGGTTGAAACAAGTTATTGAGGCGGTCCAATCCTCTGAGAAGCCAATCATTCTGTTCATCGACGAAGCCCACACACTGGTTGGGGCGGGAGGTGCCGCAGGGACAGGAGACGCAGCGAACCTGCTGAAACCTGCACTCGCGAGAGGATCGCTCCGTACGGTCGCCGCGACGACTTGGGCCGAATACAAGAAGCACATTGAAAAGGATCCCGCCCTCACCAGGCGTTTCCAGGTGGTTCAAGTCGAAGAGCCATCCGAAGACAAGGCGATCTTGATGATGAGGAAGCTTGCTAGCACGCTCGAGAAACATCACCGCGTCCAGATCTTCGACGAGGCCATCGAAGCTGCCGTTCGACTTTCACATCGCTACATTCCCTCGCGTCAACTGCCGGATAAATCTGTCAGCCTGCTCGATACCGCAGCCGCTCGCGTCGCCGTTAGCCAACACGCGGTGCCCGCTCAAGTCGATGATTGCCGAAGAAAAATCGAGGCCTTGGAAACGGAACTGGAGATCATCGCAAGGGAAAAAGCGGTCGGTGCACCACGCGATGAGCGAGAGCATGTCGTGCGTGAATGGCTCCTGGCCGAGCAAGTCCGTCTGGAGGGACTGGAAGAGCGTTGGCAGTCCGAGAAGAAACTGGTGGATGACATTCTCAAGATCCGCGCGAAGCTGCGCGGAGATTCCGGCAAAGTGGAAGGGACCCATACCAAACTGGAGGAGCAAGCGGACCAAGTCGCCAAAGAAGGAGAAGGGTCCAAACTCAACGATGCCCAACGAGAGAAGCTGCTTTCTATTTTGCAGGACTACCAGCAAAAGCTCGGAGAACTCCAAGGTGAGAATCCATTGATCCTGCCGACGGTGGACGAGCAAGCGGTCGCATCGGTGGTTGCCGATTGGACGGGTATCCCCGTCGGAAGGATGGTGAAGAACGAAATCGAAGCGGTCCTGAAGCTCGGCGAAACGTTGAACAAACGAGTGATCGGACAACGCCACGCACTGGATATGATTGCCAAACGAATCGAAACCACTCGTGCGAAATTGGACAACCCCAACAAGCCGATTGGCGTGTTCATGCTGGCAGGGCCATCGGGGGTAGGGAAGACGGAAACCGCTCTCGCCCTGGCAGAATCCCTTTATGGTGGCGAGCAGAATATCGTCACCATCAATATGAGTGAGTTCCAAGAGGCTCACACGGTCTCCACACTCAAGGGGGCACCTCCAGGATATGTCGGCTATGGAGAAGGAGGTATCTTGACCGAAGCCGTGCGCCGAAAGCCGTACAGCGTGGTTCTGTTGGACGAAGTCGAGAAAGCTCACAGCGATGTCCACGAGATCTTCTTCCAAGTTTTCGACAAAGGGATCATGGAGGATGGTGAGGGGCGATTGATCGACTTCAAGAACACGTTGATCCTTTTGACGACCAACGTGGGAAGCGACTTGATCATGAACCTTTGCAAAGATCCGGATCTGATGCCTTCCCCCGAAGGAATCGCCAAGGCTCTCCGCGAACCGCTTCTCCAAGTTTTCCCAGCAGCCCTCTTAGGCCGGATCGTTACGATCCCGTACTATCCTCTCAGCGATGACATGGTTGCTAACATCTGCAAACTGCAGCTTCGTCGAATCGAAAGCCGAATCGTGGAGAATCACAAAGTGCCGTTCGAATACTCGGAAGACGTGGTTCGATTGATTGTCGAGCGATGCACCGAGTTGGAGAGTGGCGGTCGGATGATCGATGCGATCTTGACCAACACGATGCTTCCATCTATTAGCCGCGAGATGCTTTCGCGACTGATGAACGGTCAGAAAGTCTCGCGAGTGAATGTCGAAGTACAGAACGGTGAGCTTTCGTATCTATTCGATTGA
- a CDS encoding type VI secretion system contractile sheath domain-containing protein codes for MEYQVHFGTLNSQQAPARDTKKFRIALLGDFSARGNRNEISVGGELAQRKVHFVQHDNLDEILQRLDVTLQLPAGPSGAMIEVPIRSLDDFHPDQLYTNVPIFEKLLGLRAKLLDPASFDKAASAVRALALPPGTVLPKKTKSTSCHIPRTRFEDFSQLLSAAPTKQEPGELKTLLRDIVGTHVVSSMTGKDELVAAVDQALSGLMRTLLHHPDFQALESLWRSLDLLVHRVELDEGIEIALHDVHAAEFAADLSISTELAETGMYQWLVEQPAMQVHHGAYAVVVANYQWEKIPPHIDLLARASKVSAAAGASFLTSLDRASLKGKGDEEHPLVKQAWNDLRELPEAAYLGVISPRFLLRWPYGKKTDPIESFAFEEFSSQAGLQSMLWGHSTYLAAIALSHTFTTDGLAAMKPENCLTIDDLPFYYFQDRYGDQIALPCTEVLVNVALSQQLVNQGIIPALSMQGRPEVRLGGLHSVQGKPLAGPWNPVDIAGITPVASVRVVETPMASEPVKPVQEVAAAPAASTGTDELDDLLAALDAGDTAKADTAAATGIDPELDALLADL; via the coding sequence ATGGAATACCAAGTTCATTTTGGGACCTTGAATAGTCAACAAGCCCCTGCGCGCGATACCAAAAAATTCAGAATCGCGCTGTTGGGTGATTTTTCCGCCCGAGGAAATCGAAACGAGATTTCTGTCGGAGGGGAACTTGCTCAACGAAAGGTGCATTTCGTCCAGCATGACAATTTGGACGAGATCCTGCAGCGCCTCGATGTGACACTGCAGCTCCCTGCGGGTCCGAGTGGCGCCATGATCGAGGTTCCGATTCGGAGCCTCGACGATTTTCATCCGGATCAGCTATACACCAATGTTCCCATCTTCGAGAAGTTGCTAGGGCTTCGTGCCAAACTCCTCGACCCTGCGAGCTTTGACAAGGCAGCCTCAGCCGTTCGAGCATTGGCGTTGCCCCCAGGAACGGTCTTGCCAAAGAAAACCAAATCGACGAGTTGCCATATTCCTCGCACACGATTTGAAGACTTCTCGCAGCTGCTCTCGGCGGCACCGACAAAGCAAGAGCCGGGGGAGCTTAAAACACTTTTACGAGACATCGTCGGGACGCACGTTGTTTCAAGTATGACCGGAAAGGATGAGCTGGTCGCAGCCGTGGATCAAGCGTTATCGGGGTTGATGCGAACGTTGCTGCATCATCCCGATTTTCAGGCGTTGGAGTCCCTCTGGAGATCCTTGGATCTATTGGTCCATCGCGTGGAGTTGGATGAAGGGATTGAGATTGCACTGCATGACGTGCATGCTGCAGAGTTTGCGGCCGATCTTTCGATCAGTACCGAGCTTGCAGAAACCGGGATGTACCAGTGGCTGGTGGAACAGCCAGCGATGCAGGTCCATCATGGTGCTTATGCAGTGGTCGTTGCGAATTATCAGTGGGAGAAGATTCCACCGCACATCGATTTGCTTGCGAGGGCGAGCAAGGTATCTGCCGCGGCTGGTGCATCCTTCCTAACGTCCTTGGATCGGGCGAGTTTAAAAGGAAAAGGGGATGAAGAGCACCCCTTGGTCAAGCAAGCATGGAATGACTTGAGAGAGTTGCCGGAGGCGGCGTACTTGGGGGTTATCTCGCCTCGGTTTCTGCTTCGTTGGCCATATGGGAAGAAGACCGATCCGATTGAATCGTTCGCGTTTGAAGAGTTTTCGAGCCAAGCAGGATTGCAATCGATGCTGTGGGGCCATTCGACCTATTTGGCGGCGATCGCCCTCTCGCATACCTTTACCACCGATGGTTTGGCAGCGATGAAGCCGGAGAACTGCTTGACGATTGACGATCTTCCGTTTTATTACTTTCAAGACCGATACGGAGATCAGATTGCATTGCCGTGCACCGAGGTGTTGGTCAATGTAGCGCTGTCGCAGCAGTTAGTAAATCAAGGGATCATACCGGCATTGTCGATGCAAGGCCGACCGGAGGTACGTTTGGGTGGATTGCACTCGGTGCAAGGCAAACCTCTCGCAGGGCCTTGGAATCCCGTAGACATCGCTGGGATTACCCCCGTCGCATCGGTCCGCGTCGTGGAAACGCCAATGGCCTCGGAACCGGTGAAACCAGTTCAGGAGGTCGCAGCAGCGCCAGCAGCTTCCACGGGCACCGACGAGCTCGATGATTTGCTCGCAGCGCTCGATGCCGGGGACACTGCGAAGGCCGACACGGCAGCCGCCACCGGCATCGACCCAGAACTCGATGCGTTGCTAGCGGATTTGTAG